One Pseudoliparis swirei isolate HS2019 ecotype Mariana Trench unplaced genomic scaffold, NWPU_hadal_v1 hadal_25, whole genome shotgun sequence genomic region harbors:
- the eif3f gene encoding eukaryotic translation initiation factor 3 subunit F, translated as MSVYGPVVKIHPVVLASICDSYERRNEGASRVIGTLLGTIDKHSIEVTNCFSVPHNESEDEVAVDMEFAKNMYELHKRVSPTEVIIGWYATGFDITEHSVLIHEYYSREATNPIHLTMDTALQSGKMSIRAYVSAQMGVPGKTVGVMFTPLTVKYVYFDTERIGVDLLQRTRVLPSRTKGLTSDLSQVGGSAGRVQDMLTTMLAYIDDVMSGKVAADNSVGRFLMDLVNKVPTISAEDFENMLNSNINDLLMVTYLSNLTQAQIALNEKLVLL; from the exons ATGTCGGTTTACGGGCCAGTGGTGAAGATTCACCCCGTCGTTCTCGCCTCCATCTGCGACTCGTACGAGCGGCGGAATGAGGGCGCGAGTCGCGTGATCGGGACTCTGTTGG GTACAATTGACAAGCACTCCATCGAGGTGACCAACTGCTTCTCGGTCCCCCACAACGAGTCTGAAGATGAG GTCGCCGTGGACATGGAGTTCGCCAAGAACATGTACGAGCTCCACAAGAGGGTGTCGCCCACCGAGGTCATCATCGGATG GTACGCCACCGGCTTCGACATCACGGAACACTCGGTGCTCATCCACGAGTACTACAGCCGCGAGGCCACCAACCCCATCCACCTGACCATGGACACGGCGCTGCAGAGCGGCAAGATGAGCATCCGCGCCTACGTCAG TGCGCAGATGGGCGTTCCCGGAAAGACGGTTGGTGTGATGTTCACCCCTCTCACGGTCAAGTACGTCTACTTTGACACGGAGAGGATAGGCG TGGATCTTCTCCAGAGGACCCGCGTGCTCCCGAGTCGCACCAAGGGCCTGACCTCCGACCTGTCCCAGGTGGGCGGCTCTGCGGGCCGCGTGCAGGACATGCTGACCACCATGCTGGCGTACATCGATGACGTGATG TCCGGCAAAGTGGCGGCGGACAACAGCGTGGGCCGCTTCCTCATGGACCTGGTCAACAAGGTGCCCACCATCTCGGCCGAGGACTTTGAGAACATGCTCAACTCCAACATCAAC GACCTGCTGATGGTGACCTACCTGTCCAACCTCACCCAGGCACAGATCGCTCTGAACGAGAAGCTGGTGCTGCTCTGA
- the LOC130190872 gene encoding LOW QUALITY PROTEIN: MICOS complex subunit MIC26-like (The sequence of the model RefSeq protein was modified relative to this genomic sequence to represent the inferred CDS: deleted 2 bases in 1 codon) has translation LPLRSSDTVGAKVTGSAMPAAASLWPSPVLARSPGGPELPAPLLRDELSLYGAPRPEPPRVEPAAGDLEQRVAAVRRLTEPYAGWCRATYDVIEPKVQSAVGCARDTCGYLRDPPKDFYPRAGVICFTGVLGLLLARRSRAKRLVYPAGLVSATAAMYYPERAAAADCGYDRAVRSSAALEKMAKPQRKGSDSGE, from the exons TTACCGCTTCGCTCCTCGGACACCGTAGGAGCGAAGGTGACAGGCAGCGCAATGCCGGCAGCTGCGTCTCTTTGGCCGAGCCCCGTGTTGGCCCGGAGC CCCGGGGGCCCGGAACTTCCGGCCCCTTTGCTCCGGGACGAGCTGAGCCTGTACGGGGCCCCGCGGCCGGAGCCCCCGCGCGTGGAGCCCGCAGCAGGTGACCTGGAGCAGCGGGTCGCCGCGGTCCGGAGGTTAACGGAGCCGTACGCCGGGTGGTGCCGGGCCACCTATGACGTCATCGAACCCAAGGTTCAGAGCGCCGTCGGGTGCGCGCGCGACACCTGCGGCTACCTGAGGGACCCGCCGAAGGACTTCTACCCGCGGGCGGGAGTCATCTGCTTCACCGGCGTCCTGGGGCTGCTGCTCGCCAGACGCTCCCGGGCGAAGAGGCTCGTGTACCCGGCGGGCCTGGTGAGCGCGACCGCCGCCATGTACTACCCGGAGCGCGCGGCCGCCGCGGACTGCGGGTACGACCGGGCGGTGCGCAGCTCCGCCGCCCTGGAGAAGATGGCGAAGCCCCAGAGAAAAGGCTCCGACTCCGGGGAATGA